The Prosthecobacter sp. SYSU 5D2 nucleotide sequence CTTGATCGGATTCACGCACACGACGTGATAATTACTACCTATCAGTTGATAGTTAGAGATATAGAAGTAATTAACCAACATGCCTGGGGTATCCTTCTTCTCGACGAGGCTAGCTACATCCGAAACCCGGACACCGATGCCGCGAAAGCCCTGCGCAGCCTTCGTGCTCACTCCCGCATCGCCCTGACCGGTACCCCGGTGGAGAACAGCACCCGGGATTTGTGGTCCATTTACCAGTTTCTCCTTCCGGGTTACCTGGGCAGCCGGGAGAATTTCAAAGAACGTTTCGACCAGCCCATCCAGACTGCCCTTGGTACGCCCGCCGGGCAGGCGGCCAGCGAGCGGCTCAAAAAGCTTATCCGGCCCTACTTTCTGCGCCGGACCAAACGCGAAGTCTTGCGAGACCTCCCGGATAAGATTGAGCAGGTGCTCTGGTGCGACCCAAGCCCGTCCCAGGGAGAGGTTTATCGCCGAGTCCTGGAAGAGGGACGCGAGGAAATCAAAGCCGCTCGCAAGCGCTCCGGCCAGGGCGGGGCCAAGATGACCATGTTCACCGTCCTGCTGCGCCTGCGGCAAGTTTGTTGCGACCTCCGGCTCACCGGCCTGCAAAAGGAAACCCTCGGCAAGCTGGAACGGGAAGATCTCTCGGGAAAATGGCCGATGCTCCAGGAGCGCCTGGAATCGATTTTAGATGCCGGTGGAAAAGTGCTCATTTTCAGCCAGTTCGTCCAGTATTTACACCTGGTGCGTGATTACCTGGGAGAACAAAAGATGACCTTTGCCTACCTGGATGGCAGCAGCCAGGACCGGGATGCGCAGGTCAAAACCTTCCAGACCGACCCGAACTGCCGCGTCTTCCTCATCAGCCTCAAAGCGGGTGGTTATGGTCTCAACCTCACCGCTGCCGACCACGTCATCCTCCTGGACCCCTGGTGGAATCCGGCGGTCGAATCCCAGGCCATTGACCGGGCCCACCGTATCGGCCAGCAGCGTGTGGTCACCGCCTACCGCCTGGCCCTGAGGGGAACCGTTGAGGAACGGATTCTGGCCCTCCAGGCCAAAAAGCGCGGTCTGGTGGAAGCGGCGATTGATGATCAATCGCCACTCATGGCAGGGCTGCTTGAGAGTGACCTCGAAGACCTGATTGCGGGCTAGTACAGTATTTCTCACTCTCTGAGTGAGGGGATGGGGATTTCGTGGTTTGCGGAAAAGGCAGCTTTTATTCTGGATCGCCTCACTCGGAGAGTGAGGATTACTGCACAGGCTTGCGGATGCTCCACTGCTTCTCGGACCACTCCAGGTTCTTGGCCGTCGTCGTGGGAAAGTCCCAGGCGTCGGAGTCGCTGGTATAAAGGATGACACGGGTTTTCTCCGCCGCCATGGCCGCCGCCTGTGGCAGGTCCAGGAACTTCATCACATTCAGATACGCCGGCCCCTGCTGGTGGCTGGTGGGCAGATCATGCAAGTCCAGCCGGGTGATGCCTTCTTCATAAAGGGAGGCATAAAGGGCATTCGCCGCCATGTCCCGGTGCGCCTGAAGCCAAAGAGGGGTCTTTTCAAGCCCAGGGATCTTTTTAAATCCCTGCACCGCCTGGCGGATGTCCCAGACCCGCATGGAATCCAGCGTCTGCCCGGCCAGGTAAAACCGGCGCTGCCTTTGGATCTGCGCTTTGACGCTGCCAGTCCACTCCGTCGGGCCGATGCCACGCGGGCACAGATACGCCATGCCCCATTTGAAAGTGCCGAACATCTTTTTCTCGCTCTCGAAGGCCTTTTCATCCGCCTCGCCAGCCACCGGCAGCTCGATGAGTTTGCCAAAACGCGAGCCATAGGTGCTGTTGAAATCCTTCCACCCCTGGTCATCCAGCACATTCATGGCCACCAGATCCAGGTCCTCAGGCCGCAAGCCTTCCTTATGGGTGATGTAGAGCCGTAGCCGGAAAGCCCGATCGGTTTCAAAATCATAGGCGGTCATGCGGATGCCGTCCTGCTCGATGCTGCCTTCTTTGCCCATGGTCAGGGCAGGGGTCTCCTTCGGCCAATTGACGAAGACCTTCTCATTCAGCGCTTTCATCCAGCCATCCCGTTGCTTTTCCCAGTCCGCCTTGGCAGTCGGCGCGGGCGGACTTTCGGCCATGGGGACAAAGGACTCATCAATGGTCGTGTTCTTCTCATCCTTCGGCAGTTCTTTGAAGACCTTCAGCACGGCGGGGTCGAGTGACTTTTTGGCACCTTCATCCAGCACTGCCATCGAATCTGCCCCCTTCAAATGACGCTCGAACCAGTGAAAGGCGCCATTGTTCAGCGGTTGCAGATCCTTATGCGGTCCTTCGGCCACTTGGAGGCCAATGTTGGACTCTTTATCCAGCAGGGTATAAATTCGGCGCACGTTTTGATAGACATTAAACACGCCATCAATGGGGAAAATAGAGTCTTTGTCCGTATTGCAGATCAGCAGCGGCCGCGGGGCGACCAGGGCGGCCAGGCGGTCATAGTCCCAGCGATAGGTGTTCACCTGAAACATGCAGTCGCAATGACCCTCAACGCAGCCATCCACCACATGATTCCTCATGCTGGTGATGCCGGCGGTGGGGGCCGCCGCCTTGATACGGTCATCCAGCGCCGCTACCCACCAGGAATACGCCCCTCCTCCGCTGCGGCCAGTGATGCCAAAGCGAGTTTTGTCCACCTCTGGCCGGGTTTCCAGATAATCCAGAGCGCGGATACCGGCCCAGGCTTCCAGACCCGCCGGGGTATAGCCGCGTGAAAACCACCACCAGCGGCCTTTGCTATACGTGCCATGATGTTCTCCGCGAATCTCCCCAAGCTGCACCGTATCAATGATCAGGCAGGCATACCCATGACGGGCAAACCAGATGCCGTGATGGTGATAGCCCGTCTTGTTGCCAAAGCTGACTCCGTCCTTCACCACATTGGCGTGACCGCAGACGTATAAAATGGTCGGCAGCGGCTTCTCCACTTTCGTGGGCAGGTATAAATTGGCCGTCACATACAGACCGGGCACGGCCTGGTAATGCATGTTCTCGATGACGTAACCGTCGCCTTTCACCTCGCCCGTTTTGGTGGGCAGCAGCGGGGTCTTTTCGGGCATCGGGTCCAGGCCCAGCATTTCGGCCAGTTGGCGGCGGTATTCAGGCGCCTTGGCCTGCCAGTCTTCTGCGGTCTGGATGTCTCTCAGCCCGCCATTTTCCTCAATGTCCGCCGTCTGCTGCTGCATGTACCGGTCCAGCATCCGTGCGCCGGGTGAATCCGGAGTCTTTTCAGGAAAACGGGCGGCATACACTGAAAGCGGCAGCAGGAGGAAGAGGAGGGACTTCATGGCGTGCCTTTATTACTCCGCCAGGAGTGGTGATCTTGTGGCCTCAGTTGGTACTGGCCTGATGCTCCACTGGCCTCCTGCGATTTCATCACTTGGATTCCAGATAGGCGGCGGTGCCTTTTTGGCTGGCAAGACAGCGGCGGATGGTTCGTCATAAGGGGATGCGACCGTTATTGCTGCTTACCTTCCTTTTTATCTGTGCTGCCGTCCACGCCGCGGAGAAGCCGAACATCATTCTCATCATGGGGGATGACATGGGCTATTCGGACATCGGCTGCTACGGCAGCGAGATCAATACGCCCAACCTGGATGCCCTGGCCCAGGGAGGCGTACGCTTCTCCCAGTTTTATAACACGGCCCGATGCTGTCCCACGCGGGCGTCTTTGCTCACGGGTCTGTATCCGCATCAGGCCGGCATCGGTCACATGATGGATGATAAGGGGCTGGACGGATACCGGGGAGAGCTGAGCCGGGATTCCGTGACGATTGCCGAGGCTCTGAAACCTGCCGGCTATCGCACCTACATGGCCGGAAAATGGCACGTGACCCAAAAAGTCCATCCCCAAGGGGCGCAGGACAAAACCAACTGGCCTTTGCAGCGCGGCTTCGACCGGTTCTATGGCACCATTCACGGCGCAGGGAGTTTTTATGATCCGAACAGCCTGACCCGCGACAATGAGCTCATCTCCGCCTATGCCGATGCGGAGTATCAGCCAAAGGAGTATTATTATACTGATGCCATCGCGGACAATGCTTCGCGCTTTGTGGCTGACCACGCCAAGGACCATCAGGACAAGCCTTTCTTTATGTACGTGGCTATGACTGCCGCCCACTGGCCCATGCACGCCAAGCCTGCGGACATTGCCAAATACAAAGGCAAGTATGATGCCGGTTATGATGCCATCCGCGCTGCCCGTGTGGAGAAGATGAAGAAGCTGGGCCTGCTGCCGGACAACTGGCAGGTGGCGGCCCAGAAAGGCGGTGCCTGGAGCGAGGTGGAAAACCGGGAGTTCGAGATCCGCTGCATGGAAGTGTATGCCGCGATGGTGGATTCCATGGACCAGGCCATCGGGCGACTGGTGGCCGAACTGAAAGAGCAGGGGCAATACGACAACACGCTCATCCTTTTCTTCCAAGACAATGGCGGCTGTGCGGAGCCGATGGGTCGCAAAGGCCCTTTTATCCCTCGCGCTGACAAACCCACCCGGCCGGCCATGGCGGCCACGGACCTGCAGCCGGACATGATTCCCAAACAGACCCGCGATGGCTACCCCATGCGCCAGGGTTACGGTGTGCTTCCCGGACCAGCGGACACCTACATCGGCTATGGCGAAGCCTGGGCCAACGTGAGCAACACCCCCTTCCGCGAATACAAACACTGGGTGCATGAAGGCGGCATCAGCACACCGCTGGTGGCCCATTGGCCGAAAGGCATCCCGACGGCGCGCCATAACATGCTGGAATCGCAGCCCTCCCATTTGATTGATCTCATGGCCACCTGCTTGGACCTGGCCGGAGCCACCTATCCGGCTGAGCACGCCGGGCAGAAGATCACACCCATGGAAGGTGTGAGCCTGAAGCCTGCCCTGGCAGGGCAGGGGATGGGCCGCAAAGAACCCATCTTCTTTGAGCATGAAGGCAACCGCGCGGTGCGTGACGGCCAGTGGAAGCTGGTGGCCAAAGGCGCACAGGGAGCCTGGGAACTTTACGACATGACCGCCGACCGCACGGAGCAGAACGACCTCGCCGCCAGCCAGCCTGAGCGCGTCAAATCCATGTCCGCCCAGTGGCAAACCTGGGCCAAACGTGCCCAGGTTATCCCCTGGATCTGGGGCCTGCCGCATGGCGATCCGCTGCCCAATAAACAGGGTAAAAAGGGCAAGAATGCCAAAAAGAAGAATTGATCATGCTGCGCTGCCTTTTTCCCCTGCTTGTCGCAGCCTTGTCTCTCCAGGCTGCTCTGCCAGAGCGCCCGCATGTGCTGCTCATCTGCGTGGATGACTTGAAACCGGCCATCGGCTGTTACGGTGATCCCCTGGCGAAGACACCCAATCTGGATCGCCTGGCTGCAAGGGGGATGCGTTTTGACCTGGCCT carries:
- a CDS encoding CocE/NonD family hydrolase, giving the protein MKSLLFLLLPLSVYAARFPEKTPDSPGARMLDRYMQQQTADIEENGGLRDIQTAEDWQAKAPEYRRQLAEMLGLDPMPEKTPLLPTKTGEVKGDGYVIENMHYQAVPGLYVTANLYLPTKVEKPLPTILYVCGHANVVKDGVSFGNKTGYHHHGIWFARHGYACLIIDTVQLGEIRGEHHGTYSKGRWWWFSRGYTPAGLEAWAGIRALDYLETRPEVDKTRFGITGRSGGGAYSWWVAALDDRIKAAAPTAGITSMRNHVVDGCVEGHCDCMFQVNTYRWDYDRLAALVAPRPLLICNTDKDSIFPIDGVFNVYQNVRRIYTLLDKESNIGLQVAEGPHKDLQPLNNGAFHWFERHLKGADSMAVLDEGAKKSLDPAVLKVFKELPKDEKNTTIDESFVPMAESPPAPTAKADWEKQRDGWMKALNEKVFVNWPKETPALTMGKEGSIEQDGIRMTAYDFETDRAFRLRLYITHKEGLRPEDLDLVAMNVLDDQGWKDFNSTYGSRFGKLIELPVAGEADEKAFESEKKMFGTFKWGMAYLCPRGIGPTEWTGSVKAQIQRQRRFYLAGQTLDSMRVWDIRQAVQGFKKIPGLEKTPLWLQAHRDMAANALYASLYEEGITRLDLHDLPTSHQQGPAYLNVMKFLDLPQAAAMAAEKTRVILYTSDSDAWDFPTTTAKNLEWSEKQWSIRKPVQ
- a CDS encoding arylsulfatase, which translates into the protein MRPLLLLTFLFICAAVHAAEKPNIILIMGDDMGYSDIGCYGSEINTPNLDALAQGGVRFSQFYNTARCCPTRASLLTGLYPHQAGIGHMMDDKGLDGYRGELSRDSVTIAEALKPAGYRTYMAGKWHVTQKVHPQGAQDKTNWPLQRGFDRFYGTIHGAGSFYDPNSLTRDNELISAYADAEYQPKEYYYTDAIADNASRFVADHAKDHQDKPFFMYVAMTAAHWPMHAKPADIAKYKGKYDAGYDAIRAARVEKMKKLGLLPDNWQVAAQKGGAWSEVENREFEIRCMEVYAAMVDSMDQAIGRLVAELKEQGQYDNTLILFFQDNGGCAEPMGRKGPFIPRADKPTRPAMAATDLQPDMIPKQTRDGYPMRQGYGVLPGPADTYIGYGEAWANVSNTPFREYKHWVHEGGISTPLVAHWPKGIPTARHNMLESQPSHLIDLMATCLDLAGATYPAEHAGQKITPMEGVSLKPALAGQGMGRKEPIFFEHEGNRAVRDGQWKLVAKGAQGAWELYDMTADRTEQNDLAASQPERVKSMSAQWQTWAKRAQVIPWIWGLPHGDPLPNKQGKKGKNAKKKN